From Synchiropus splendidus isolate RoL2022-P1 chromosome 10, RoL_Sspl_1.0, whole genome shotgun sequence, the proteins below share one genomic window:
- the gdap2 gene encoding ganglioside-induced differentiation-associated protein 2, with protein sequence MPEGMDPLGARPQFVDIQSLPTWQQQAEDGEEFLQDQSASQSQSQQSFPSPFPYRPDVNRKIILFAGEVALLNCTAITNTSNESLTDKNPISDSIHLHAGPELKDELLKLKGCRTGDAKLTKGFNSAARFIIHTVGPKFKLKYRTAAESSLYSCYRNILQLAVEQSMTSVGICVLTTAKRGYPLEDATHIAFRTVRRFLENHGNSLEAVVFAVSETEEPVYKKLLALYFPRSEEEEKASLCLLPADIGNAEGEPVVPERQIRITEKPGTLEDDSEEENLESDLGQVGNHAFARMEGDVDKQRKLILQGQMSEAAMQKQHQRNYSRWLCRARAEDLSDIAALKALYQTGVDMCGRTVVVVVGRNIPVTVIDLEKALLYFIHVMDHIASKDYVMVYFHTLTGDHNHLHSDFLKSLYDIVDAKFKSNIKAFYYVHPTFRSKVSTWFFTTFSVSGMKDKVRYLDNLQQLFTCIRPEQIDIPPFVLEYDSRVNGPYRASQSSGL encoded by the exons ATGCCAGAGGGCATGGATCCTCTGGGTGCTCGCCCCCAGTTCGTCGACATCCAGTCCCTTCCCACCTGGCAGCAGCAAGCTGAAGATGGCGAGGAGTTTCTCCAAGATCAGAGCgccagtcagagtcagagtcagcagTCCTTCCCGTCACCATTTCCTTATAGACCAGACGTCAACCGCAAAATCATCCTTTT CGCCGGCGAAGTGGCCCTCCTGAACTGCACAGCCATCACCAACACAAGCAACGAGTCTTTGACTGACAAAAACCCCATTTCCGACAGCATCCATCTGCACGCAGGGCCGGAGCTGAAGGACGAGCTGCTCAAGCTTAAAG GTTGTCGGACAGGCGATGCGAAGCTGACAAAAGGCTTCAACTCTGCAGCAAGGTTCATCATCCACACAGTCGGCCCAAAGTTCAAATTGAAGTACAGGACAGCTGCGGAGAGTTCACTGTACAGCTGCTATAGGAACATCCTGCAGCTGGCTGT GGAACAGTCGATGACATCTGTTGGAATATGTGTGTTGACGACCGCCAAACGAGGATATCCACTAGAGGACGCTACACACATTGCTTTCA GAACTGTGCGCAGGTTTTTGGAGAATCATGGGAACAGTTTAGAAGCTGTGGTGTTTGCCGTGTCTGAAACTGAAGAG CCAGTTTATAAGAAGCTCCTGGCGCTCTACTTCCCGCgctctgaagaggaggagaaagcaaGCCTGTGCCTTTTACCTGCGGATATTGGAAACGCTGAGGGAGAGCCTGTCGTTCCTGAGAGGCAAATCCGAATCACTGAGAAACCAGGCACTTTGGAAG ATGACTCAGAAGAGGAAAATCTGGAGTCGGACCTGGGTCAGGTTGGCAATCATGCTTTTGCCCGGATGGAGGGAGACGTGGACAAACAACGCAAACTGATCCTGCAGGGCCAGATGTCCGAGGCAGCCATGCAGAAGCAACACCAGAGGAA CTACAGTCGCTGGTTGTGTCGAGCAAGAGCCGAAGATCTGTCAGACATTGCTGCTCTCAAAGCTTTATATCAAACAG GTGTGGACATGTGTGGCAGAACAGTGGTGGTTGTGGTTGGAAGAAACATCCCGGTGACGGTGATTGATCTTGAAAAG GCTTTGTTATACTTCATCCATGTGATGGATCACATTGCCTCGAAGGACTATGTGATGGTTTACTTCCACACGCTGACTGGGGACCACAACCACCTGCACTCCGACTTTCTGAAAAGCCTGTATGACATCGTCGATGCCAA GTTTAAGAGCAATATCAAGGCTTTCTACTATGTACATCCAACATTTCGCTCCAAG GTCTCCACTTGGttcttcaccaccttcagtGTGTCAGGCATGAAAGACAAGGTGCGCTACCTGGACAACCTCCAACAGCTCTTCACCTGCATCAGACCGGAGCAAATCGACATCCCCCCCTTCGTTCTGGAGTACGATTCCCGG GTGAACGGACCCTATCGTGCCTCCCAGTCCTCCGGTCTGTGA